One window of Thermacetogenium phaeum DSM 12270 genomic DNA carries:
- a CDS encoding histidine triad nucleotide-binding protein, which yields MSDCIFCKIGRHELASDIVYEDGELVAFKDINPVAPVHVLLIPKKHVSSLLDEGAEEGMLGRALALVPRIARQLGLAEKGFRLVVNTGKEGGQTVGHLHFHILGGRDMLWPPG from the coding sequence ATGTCCGACTGCATCTTTTGCAAGATCGGGAGGCATGAGCTTGCTTCCGACATCGTCTACGAAGACGGGGAATTGGTGGCCTTTAAGGATATCAACCCGGTGGCGCCGGTGCATGTGCTGTTGATTCCGAAAAAGCATGTCAGTTCCCTGCTCGATGAGGGAGCCGAAGAAGGGATGCTCGGGCGCGCCCTGGCCTTGGTGCCCCGCATCGCCCGACAGCTGGGACTGGCGGAAAAAGGCTTCCGGTTGGTTGTCAACACCGGGAAGGAAGGCGGGCAGACTGTCGGCCACCTGCACTTCCACATCCTGGGCGGACGGGATATGCTATGGCCGCCCGGTTGA
- the mtaB gene encoding tRNA (N(6)-L-threonylcarbamoyladenosine(37)-C(2))-methylthiotransferase MtaB — protein MVEQQGKRVAFYTLGCKVNQQETASLMKLFRKRGFRVVDFKKDADVYIINTCAVTHTAAQKCRQVIRRAIGRSPAAVVAVLGCYSQVAAEEVLSIPGVDLVVGTSGRSRLVELVSEAMEKKRSGEWPAKGINAVEALDGSLDFEQLPLPDDPRRTRAFLKIEDGCDQFCTYCTVPYARGGVRSLHPDLVQERLSELVCAGYREVVLTGVHTSAYGKDLGGGVNLPRLLRELVELPGNFRIRLSSVEPAEVTEELLELLATSPRLCRHLHIPLQSGDDEILCRMNRPYTAEEYRKLFHLAREMIPGIAITTDVLVGFPGEEERHFQNTFNLIATLPFRDLHVFKYSPRPGTPAAAMPEQVAPPVKDRRSSCLRRLADELAASFARRFVGETMTVLVERRSRKRQGWWEGLTDNYLRVFFPASQRKSGVRGEFVPVRILEVGPRDELQGEAVEN, from the coding sequence GTGGTTGAACAACAGGGGAAGAGGGTGGCTTTCTACACCCTCGGTTGCAAGGTCAACCAGCAGGAAACCGCCTCCCTGATGAAGCTTTTCCGGAAGCGCGGCTTTCGGGTGGTCGACTTTAAAAAGGATGCCGATGTTTACATAATTAACACCTGTGCGGTAACCCATACGGCCGCTCAGAAGTGCCGTCAGGTGATCAGGCGGGCCATCGGCCGCAGCCCGGCTGCCGTTGTGGCTGTTTTGGGCTGCTACTCGCAGGTGGCTGCCGAAGAGGTGCTTTCCATACCAGGGGTCGACCTGGTGGTGGGGACGAGCGGGCGCTCCCGGCTGGTGGAACTGGTGAGCGAAGCCATGGAGAAGAAACGGAGCGGAGAGTGGCCGGCGAAGGGGATTAATGCCGTTGAGGCCCTGGATGGTAGCCTGGACTTTGAACAGCTTCCCCTACCCGACGATCCCCGGCGCACGCGGGCTTTTCTCAAGATCGAGGACGGTTGCGACCAGTTCTGCACCTACTGTACCGTACCCTACGCCCGGGGCGGCGTCAGGAGCCTGCACCCGGACCTCGTCCAGGAGAGGTTGAGCGAGCTCGTCTGCGCCGGTTACCGGGAGGTGGTCTTGACCGGTGTGCACACGTCTGCCTACGGGAAGGACCTGGGGGGAGGGGTCAATCTCCCCCGTCTGCTGAGGGAGCTGGTAGAGCTGCCCGGAAACTTCCGGATCCGCTTGAGTTCCGTGGAGCCGGCAGAGGTGACGGAAGAGCTCCTGGAGTTGCTGGCTACCTCCCCGCGCCTCTGCCGCCATCTGCACATCCCCCTGCAGTCCGGTGATGACGAGATCCTGTGCAGGATGAACAGGCCTTACACGGCAGAGGAGTACCGGAAGCTGTTTCACCTGGCCAGAGAGATGATCCCCGGCATCGCCATCACTACTGATGTCCTGGTCGGTTTCCCTGGGGAGGAAGAGCGGCACTTTCAGAACACCTTCAATCTGATCGCTACCCTTCCCTTTCGTGACCTGCACGTTTTTAAGTATTCCCCCAGGCCGGGCACCCCGGCTGCGGCGATGCCCGAGCAGGTAGCCCCTCCCGTCAAAGACCGGCGGAGCAGCTGCCTGCGCCGGCTGGCGGACGAACTGGCAGCTTCTTTTGCGCGCCGGTTCGTGGGGGAAACCATGACGGTTTTGGTGGAGCGCAGGTCCCGGAAGAGGCAGGGCTGGTGGGAGGGGCTGACCGATAACTACCTGCGGGTCTTCTTTCCGGCTTCCCAAAGAAAGAGCGGAGTGCGGGGTGAATTCGTGCCGGTGCGCATTCTGGAGGTCGGTCCGCGGGATGAGCTGCAGGGGGAAGCCGTGGAGAACTGA
- a CDS encoding 16S rRNA (uracil(1498)-N(3))-methyltransferase — MGVHRFYLPSVPLGREFPLPQEDSRKICRVLRIAPGNEILLWDATGREYCALITRRDGQRVFARVLAERNTDVEPDLRVALVQGIPKGDKFEFIIQKATELGVWRIYPAVTERTVVRIPPEKRRKRLERWRVIAREAARQCGRVCIPEVMDISPLEEIWTGIEPDALKILLWERETCGLKEFLRGNSPPSHAPVYLFVGPEGGLSEQEVERGRTYGAGGVSLGPRILRSETAGLVGLSLVLYEWGDLGG, encoded by the coding sequence ATGGGGGTGCATCGGTTCTATTTGCCTTCCGTTCCCCTGGGACGGGAGTTTCCTCTTCCGCAGGAAGATTCTCGAAAAATCTGCCGTGTCTTGAGGATTGCTCCGGGCAATGAGATCCTGTTGTGGGATGCAACAGGGAGGGAATATTGTGCTCTGATCACCCGCCGGGACGGTCAGCGGGTTTTCGCCCGGGTGCTGGCGGAGCGCAATACCGACGTTGAACCGGATCTCAGGGTGGCTCTCGTTCAAGGGATCCCCAAAGGGGATAAGTTCGAGTTTATTATTCAGAAGGCGACGGAGCTGGGCGTCTGGAGGATCTACCCCGCCGTTACCGAGCGCACCGTTGTGCGCATTCCGCCGGAGAAAAGGAGGAAGCGTCTGGAGCGCTGGAGAGTCATTGCCCGGGAGGCTGCCCGGCAGTGCGGCCGGGTCTGCATTCCGGAGGTAATGGATATATCTCCTCTTGAGGAGATCTGGACGGGTATTGAGCCTGATGCATTGAAGATCCTGCTGTGGGAGAGGGAGACATGCGGCCTGAAGGAGTTCCTGCGGGGGAACTCTCCGCCGTCGCATGCTCCCGTTTATTTATTTGTAGGGCCTGAAGGGGGATTGAGCGAACAGGAGGTGGAGAGGGGGCGTACCTATGGTGCCGGCGGGGTGAGCCTGGGGCCGCGCATCCTGCGCAGCGAGACTGCAGGACTGGTGGGCTTGAGCCTTGTCCTTTACGAATGGGGTGATTTGGGTGGTTGA
- the dnaJ gene encoding molecular chaperone DnaJ, protein MASKRDYYEVLGVSRDASEAEIKKAYRRLARKYHPDMNPDNKEEAAEKFKEIHEAYEVLSDPEKRRRYDQFGHAAFDMGAGAGAGTGAGMDFGSFGGFDDLGDIFDAFFGGFGSPFGRRRRSGPQRGSDLEMDLQITFEEAAFGTEREVRIDRWEDCEECGGSGAAPGTRPITCPKCGGTGQVRVTQRIAFGHFQTVSTCDRCQGRGKIVENPCSACHGRGKVRRPRRVKVKVPAGVDTGSALRLAGEGELGINGGPPGDLFVRIQVLPHKVFKREQDDVVVEIPISFVQAALGDSIEIPTLDGKMKFKIPEGTQPGTVFRLRGKGIPHLQGYGRGDQVVKIKVVVPTRLNEKQKELLRKFENTVQPDQYQLRKGFFEKMKDAFMG, encoded by the coding sequence ATGGCCAGCAAAAGAGATTATTACGAGGTCCTGGGGGTGAGCCGGGATGCCTCAGAGGCTGAAATCAAGAAGGCCTACCGGAGGCTGGCCCGCAAGTACCATCCCGACATGAACCCCGACAATAAGGAAGAGGCTGCCGAGAAATTCAAGGAGATCCATGAGGCCTATGAGGTTCTGAGCGACCCTGAGAAGAGGAGGCGCTACGATCAATTCGGCCATGCCGCCTTCGACATGGGTGCCGGTGCCGGCGCCGGCACCGGCGCGGGTATGGATTTCGGCAGCTTCGGCGGTTTTGACGACCTGGGGGACATCTTCGATGCCTTTTTCGGCGGTTTTGGAAGCCCCTTCGGCAGGAGGCGGCGTAGCGGCCCGCAGCGAGGCTCCGACCTGGAGATGGACCTGCAGATCACCTTTGAGGAGGCCGCCTTTGGGACGGAGCGCGAGGTGAGGATCGACCGCTGGGAGGATTGCGAGGAGTGCGGCGGCAGCGGTGCAGCCCCCGGAACCCGTCCCATCACCTGCCCCAAGTGTGGCGGCACCGGGCAGGTGCGGGTAACACAGAGGATTGCCTTCGGGCATTTTCAGACGGTCAGCACCTGTGACCGCTGCCAGGGGCGGGGCAAGATCGTGGAGAACCCGTGCAGCGCCTGTCACGGCAGAGGAAAGGTGCGCCGGCCGCGCCGGGTGAAGGTGAAGGTGCCCGCCGGCGTTGATACCGGCTCCGCTCTTCGCCTGGCCGGAGAGGGAGAATTAGGCATTAACGGGGGGCCGCCGGGGGATCTTTTTGTGAGGATCCAGGTTCTGCCCCACAAGGTTTTCAAGCGGGAGCAGGATGATGTAGTTGTAGAGATCCCCATTTCCTTTGTCCAGGCGGCTCTCGGTGACAGCATCGAGATTCCAACCCTTGATGGGAAGATGAAATTCAAGATACCTGAGGGGACGCAACCGGGCACCGTCTTTCGCCTGAGGGGGAAGGGAATTCCCCATCTGCAGGGCTACGGAAGGGGAGACCAGGTAGTCAAGATCAAGGTGGTCGTGCCCACGAGGCTGAACGAAAAGCAGAAGGAGCTGCTGCGTAAGTTTGAAAACACCGTTCAGCCCGATCAGTATCAGTTGCGCAAGGGTTTTTTTGAAAAAATGAAGGACGCCTTTATGGGTTAA
- the dnaK gene encoding molecular chaperone DnaK, which yields MSKIIGIDLGTTNSCMAIMEGGQATVIPTPEGARITPSVVAFTKDGERLVGELAKRQAITNPERTIRSIKRKMGSDYRVNIDGKEYTPQEISAMILQKLKADAEAYLGEKITKAVITVPAYFSDSQRQATKDAGRIAGLEVLRIINEPTAAALAYGLDKGDDHTILVYDLGGGTFDVSILELGDGVFEVKATSGNNYLGGDDFDERIIKYLIDEFKKKTGFDLSKDKMAMQRLKDAAEKAKHELSGVTQTTISLPFITATPEGPQHLEMTLTRAKFEELISDLVEKTVGPMRQALADAGLEPKDIDKVLLVGGSTRVPLVQETIRRVLGKEPTKGINPDEVVAMGAAIQGGVLAGEVKDIVLLDVTPLSLGIETLGGVMTKIIERNTTIPTSKSQIFTTAADNQTSVDIHVLQGERTMAADNKTLGRFQLVGIPPAPRGVPQIEVKFDIDVNGIVHVSAKDLGTGKEQQITITATTNLSEQEIEEMVKKAEQYAEEDRKRREEVDARNKADSLIYQAEKTLSDLGDKISSADKEKINGAKDALKKALDGKDIEEIKRKTEELTKAVYEVTSRVYQQAGPQGAGGGAGASGAAGAGNPGGEGKTVDADYKVMDDDQK from the coding sequence ATGAGTAAAATTATCGGAATCGATCTGGGAACCACGAACTCCTGTATGGCTATTATGGAGGGCGGGCAAGCCACCGTTATTCCCACCCCTGAAGGCGCCCGGATCACACCTTCTGTCGTGGCCTTTACCAAGGATGGAGAGCGGCTGGTAGGAGAGCTCGCCAAGAGGCAGGCGATCACCAATCCGGAGCGCACCATTCGCTCCATCAAAAGAAAAATGGGCAGCGATTACCGTGTCAATATAGATGGAAAGGAATATACACCGCAGGAAATATCGGCAATGATCCTCCAGAAGCTGAAGGCCGATGCCGAGGCCTATCTGGGGGAGAAGATCACCAAAGCGGTGATCACCGTCCCCGCCTATTTCAGCGACAGTCAGAGACAGGCCACCAAGGATGCCGGAAGAATTGCCGGTCTGGAGGTTCTGCGAATTATCAACGAGCCGACTGCTGCGGCCCTGGCCTACGGCCTTGACAAGGGTGACGACCATACCATCCTTGTCTACGATTTGGGCGGCGGCACCTTTGACGTATCCATCCTGGAGCTTGGGGATGGGGTCTTTGAGGTTAAGGCGACCAGCGGCAACAACTATCTTGGCGGTGACGACTTTGATGAGAGAATTATCAAGTACCTGATAGATGAGTTCAAAAAGAAGACGGGGTTCGATCTCTCGAAAGATAAAATGGCCATGCAGCGCCTGAAGGATGCGGCTGAGAAGGCCAAGCACGAACTTTCCGGGGTTACTCAGACCACCATCAGCCTTCCCTTTATCACGGCAACCCCGGAAGGGCCGCAGCACCTGGAGATGACGCTGACCAGGGCGAAGTTTGAGGAATTGATCTCCGATTTGGTGGAGAAGACCGTGGGGCCGATGCGGCAGGCTCTGGCCGATGCCGGCTTGGAGCCCAAGGACATCGACAAGGTGCTGCTGGTAGGAGGATCGACCCGGGTTCCCCTGGTTCAGGAGACCATCCGCCGGGTGCTCGGTAAGGAGCCGACCAAGGGGATCAACCCCGATGAGGTCGTGGCTATGGGGGCGGCCATCCAGGGCGGCGTGCTGGCCGGGGAGGTGAAGGACATCGTCCTCCTCGATGTGACGCCTCTGTCCCTGGGCATTGAGACCCTGGGGGGTGTCATGACCAAGATCATCGAGCGCAATACCACCATCCCCACATCCAAAAGCCAGATCTTTACGACGGCGGCAGACAACCAGACCAGCGTTGACATCCACGTGCTCCAGGGTGAGCGCACCATGGCCGCCGATAACAAGACCCTCGGCCGCTTCCAGCTGGTGGGGATTCCCCCGGCGCCGCGCGGGGTGCCCCAGATCGAGGTCAAGTTTGACATCGATGTGAACGGTATCGTCCATGTTTCCGCCAAGGATCTGGGAACCGGCAAGGAGCAGCAGATAACCATTACCGCAACCACCAATCTCTCCGAGCAGGAGATCGAAGAGATGGTGAAGAAGGCCGAGCAGTATGCCGAGGAAGACAGGAAGCGGCGTGAAGAGGTGGATGCCCGCAACAAGGCTGACAGCCTGATCTACCAGGCGGAAAAGACTCTTAGCGACCTGGGCGACAAGATCTCTTCAGCCGACAAGGAGAAAATCAATGGGGCCAAAGACGCCCTGAAGAAGGCTCTGGACGGGAAGGATATTGAAGAGATCAAGAGGAAGACGGAGGAGCTGACCAAGGCGGTTTATGAAGTGACCTCCAGGGTATACCAGCAGGCCGGGCCCCAAGGGGCCGGCGGAGGTGCAGGGGCTTCAGGGGCTGCCGGTGCAGGAAACCCCGGCGGTGAAGGAAAGACCGTCGATGCCGACTACAAGGTTATGGATGATGACCAGAAATAG
- the grpE gene encoding nucleotide exchange factor GrpE, whose translation MKCNGEDLQERAQLEADDDRQQAEEAAVSEEDGGGENGEPAPAEQNEVEDLKKQLAAKEEEIESLQQRYLRLAADFENFRRRTQREAVEIRRTANEALLRELLQVVDNFERALEAARSQLPENLVTGVEMIYKQLGNILTQEGVQPIESVGKPFDPLYQEAFEQVETAELPDGTVTEEIQKGYLLQGKVLRPALVKVAKKPAAEDKSAEKEVSSDE comes from the coding sequence TTGAAATGTAATGGAGAAGATCTGCAGGAGCGTGCTCAGCTGGAAGCCGACGACGACCGGCAGCAGGCGGAAGAGGCGGCAGTGAGCGAAGAAGACGGTGGCGGCGAAAATGGGGAACCCGCCCCGGCCGAGCAGAATGAGGTAGAAGATCTGAAAAAACAGTTGGCTGCCAAGGAGGAAGAAATAGAATCCCTTCAACAGCGGTATCTGCGTCTGGCGGCAGATTTCGAGAATTTCCGCCGGCGTACTCAGAGAGAAGCTGTGGAGATACGCCGCACTGCCAATGAGGCGCTACTGCGGGAGCTGCTCCAGGTTGTCGATAATTTTGAGCGTGCCCTGGAAGCGGCGCGCTCTCAACTGCCGGAAAACCTGGTCACCGGTGTTGAGATGATCTACAAGCAGCTGGGCAATATACTGACCCAGGAGGGGGTGCAGCCGATAGAGTCGGTTGGTAAGCCCTTCGATCCCCTTTACCAGGAAGCCTTTGAGCAGGTAGAGACAGCGGAGCTTCCCGATGGAACCGTGACCGAGGAAATTCAAAAGGGATATCTCCTGCAGGGGAAAGTGCTGCGCCCTGCCTTGGTGAAAGTGGCGAAAAAACCTGCAGCCGAAGATAAATCAGCGGAAAAGGAGGTAAGCAGCGATGAGTAA
- the hrcA gene encoding heat-inducible transcriptional repressor HrcA: MKAVMPVHLNARKRQVLEAIVESHIETAEPVSSRTIARKYHLGVSPATIRNEMADLEEMGLIEQPHTSAGRIPSQPGYRYYVDELMKKRRLTPREERLIRAIFAQKARVWAKLIQRTIKTVKQMTDYLIMLSGPQLEYAALKKVKIIPLLPDNALVVIVAETGWIETRVIELPSEMASEDLQRIEAVFNTHFSGLTFPEISRTILESVYDELLRQRKAVDRILEIIEAVLQEEYGDALYLGGTQNILKQPEYRNLNELYNILNLIEEEDTLRSILLDTASNQITVKIGQELNCEMAKNYSVVTSVYTIGGKAVGAFGLLGPVRMDYARAIAIVEYITQTLSEVLTAEPII, from the coding sequence GTGAAGGCGGTGATGCCGGTGCACTTGAACGCTAGAAAACGGCAGGTGCTGGAGGCGATCGTGGAGAGCCATATTGAAACGGCGGAACCAGTGAGCTCCCGCACCATTGCCCGGAAGTACCACCTGGGAGTGAGCCCGGCAACCATCCGCAATGAAATGGCGGATCTTGAAGAAATGGGACTGATCGAACAGCCGCATACCTCTGCGGGGCGAATACCGTCTCAGCCGGGTTATCGCTATTATGTCGACGAGTTGATGAAAAAGAGACGCCTCACCCCACGGGAGGAAAGGCTTATCCGGGCTATTTTTGCCCAGAAGGCAAGGGTATGGGCCAAACTGATCCAGCGGACAATTAAAACAGTCAAGCAGATGACCGATTATCTGATAATGCTTTCAGGGCCGCAACTGGAGTATGCCGCCCTGAAAAAGGTTAAGATCATCCCTCTGCTCCCGGATAATGCCTTGGTAGTTATTGTGGCGGAAACCGGGTGGATAGAGACCAGGGTGATCGAACTGCCGTCGGAGATGGCCAGTGAAGACCTGCAGCGTATTGAAGCCGTTTTCAATACCCATTTCAGCGGGTTGACTTTCCCGGAGATTTCGCGGACCATACTGGAAAGTGTCTACGATGAGCTGCTCAGACAGCGCAAAGCGGTCGACCGTATTCTGGAGATTATTGAGGCTGTGCTGCAGGAGGAGTACGGGGATGCCCTTTACTTGGGAGGCACTCAGAACATTCTCAAGCAGCCGGAATACAGAAACCTCAACGAGCTCTACAACATCCTCAACCTCATCGAGGAAGAGGATACCTTGCGTTCGATCTTACTTGATACTGCTTCCAACCAGATAACGGTCAAAATCGGACAGGAACTCAATTGCGAAATGGCTAAGAATTACAGCGTTGTGACCTCCGTCTACACCATTGGGGGTAAAGCCGTCGGAGCTTTCGGTCTGCTGGGCCCCGTGCGCATGGATTATGCCAGGGCAATTGCCATCGTTGAATATATTACGCAGACCCTTTCCGAAGTCCTCACTGCTGAGCCCATCATCTGA
- the hemW gene encoding radical SAM family heme chaperone HemW translates to MIALYLHFPFCLRKCRYCAFNSSPLPAGEEGKSLATGYVAALEREIALYAPLCRGEALGSIYLGGGTPTLLPAELLSRVLAACRRHFLWAEDIEITVEANPGTLSPEKLNALKEAGANRLSIGAQSFHQDELELLGRVHQVAETEAAYDAARAAGFENINLDLIYALPGQTLSRWQENLRRALLLSPEHLSVYGLSLEEGTPLALDAAAGKIVPCGEEEQVAMWKETAAATAAAGYGRYEISNYARPGRECRHNICYWENRPYLGLGAGAHGFWKRVRYANEADVCRYVELLEQGRFPRALEEHQTPEQERTDTVIMGLRLTRGLSRRKFAERFGCSFEELYGDELAALIDEGLMEMSEEAVYLTERGRLLANYVLAYFV, encoded by the coding sequence GTGATCGCCCTCTACCTCCATTTTCCTTTCTGCCTGCGAAAGTGCCGCTATTGTGCCTTTAACTCCTCCCCCCTTCCTGCCGGAGAGGAAGGGAAAAGCCTTGCCACCGGGTACGTCGCTGCCCTGGAGAGGGAAATCGCTCTTTATGCTCCTCTCTGCCGAGGAGAAGCCCTCGGCTCCATCTACTTGGGCGGGGGTACCCCTACCCTTCTCCCGGCGGAACTCCTGAGCCGGGTTTTGGCTGCCTGCCGCCGCCATTTTCTCTGGGCTGAGGATATCGAAATCACCGTCGAAGCCAATCCGGGAACGCTATCTCCCGAGAAGCTGAACGCCCTCAAGGAGGCGGGGGCAAACCGTCTCTCCATCGGAGCCCAATCCTTCCATCAGGATGAGCTGGAGCTCTTAGGAAGGGTGCATCAGGTTGCCGAAACTGAAGCGGCATATGATGCCGCCAGGGCTGCCGGATTCGAGAATATCAACCTCGATCTGATCTACGCCCTGCCGGGACAGACCCTCTCCCGGTGGCAGGAGAATCTGAGGCGGGCGCTCCTTCTCTCCCCGGAACACCTCTCCGTCTACGGGCTTTCCCTGGAAGAAGGAACTCCCCTGGCCCTCGATGCTGCCGCAGGGAAAATTGTGCCGTGCGGAGAAGAGGAACAGGTGGCCATGTGGAAGGAAACCGCCGCGGCTACGGCGGCTGCCGGTTACGGGCGTTACGAGATCTCCAACTATGCCCGGCCGGGTAGGGAGTGCCGCCACAACATCTGCTACTGGGAGAACAGGCCCTACCTGGGACTGGGAGCGGGGGCGCATGGTTTTTGGAAGAGGGTGCGCTATGCCAATGAAGCAGATGTTTGCAGGTACGTGGAGCTGCTGGAGCAGGGTCGATTTCCCCGGGCCCTGGAGGAACATCAGACGCCGGAGCAGGAGCGCACCGACACCGTCATCATGGGTCTGCGCCTCACCCGAGGGCTTTCCCGGAGAAAATTTGCCGAACGCTTCGGTTGTTCCTTTGAAGAGCTCTACGGAGATGAGTTAGCGGCTCTGATCGATGAGGGATTGATGGAGATGAGCGAGGAGGCCGTCTATCTGACGGAGCGGGGGCGGCTGCTGGCGAATTATGTTCTGGCCTACTTCGTCTGA
- the lepA gene encoding translation elongation factor 4 → MDQERIRNFCIIAHIDHGKSTLADRFLELTGTLRSRKIVDQVLDQMDLERERGITIKLTPVRMRYRARDGREYILNLIDTPGHVDFTYEVSRSLAACEGAVLVVDATQGVEAQTIANTYLAADANLEIIPVINKIDLPVAEPERVAREIEDVLGLDAENILQVSAKEGLGVEELLEALVLRIPPPRGEAAAPLQALIFDSHFDSYKGAISYIRVFQGRVRRGMKIKMMATGKVYEVTEVGIFTPEMEALDELGPGEVGYLAAGVKEVSDTRVGDTITGAERPAPQPLPGYRKVLPVVFCGLYPVEAADFENLRDALGKLKLNDASFHYEPETSAALGFGFRCGFLGLLHMEIVKERLEREYGLELVTTAPNVVYRVIKRNGEVVSVDNPALWPNAGDIATVEEPYVRASVITPADYVGAVLELLHDRRGEFREMNYLSPQRVQISYELPLAEIIFDFFDRLKSATRGYASFDYELAGYRSSDLVKLDCLVNNEVVDALSVIVHRDQAQQKGRLLVEKLKKLIPRQLFDVPIQAAIGGRVIARETVRALRKNVLEKCYGGDVTRKRKLLEKQKEGKRRMKQVGRVEIPQEAFLAVLQVDKE, encoded by the coding sequence ATGGATCAAGAGAGAATCAGGAACTTTTGTATCATCGCTCATATCGATCACGGCAAATCCACACTGGCCGACCGCTTTCTCGAATTGACCGGTACCCTCCGCTCCAGAAAGATCGTCGACCAGGTCCTCGACCAGATGGATCTGGAACGGGAGCGGGGGATCACCATTAAACTGACTCCGGTCAGGATGCGCTACCGGGCCCGCGACGGCCGGGAGTATATCCTCAATCTGATCGATACCCCCGGCCATGTGGATTTCACTTATGAAGTTTCCCGGAGCCTGGCCGCCTGTGAAGGGGCAGTCCTTGTGGTTGACGCCACCCAGGGGGTGGAAGCTCAAACCATCGCCAACACCTACCTGGCGGCGGATGCCAACCTGGAGATCATCCCGGTGATCAACAAGATCGACCTCCCGGTTGCGGAGCCGGAGAGGGTAGCGCGGGAGATCGAGGATGTGCTGGGCCTGGATGCGGAAAATATCCTCCAGGTCTCTGCCAAAGAGGGGTTGGGGGTTGAGGAGCTCCTGGAGGCTCTGGTGCTGCGCATTCCCCCGCCGCGAGGTGAGGCAGCTGCTCCTCTCCAGGCCTTGATCTTCGACTCCCACTTTGACTCCTACAAGGGGGCTATTTCCTATATCCGGGTTTTCCAGGGCCGGGTGCGGCGCGGCATGAAGATCAAGATGATGGCTACGGGCAAGGTTTACGAGGTTACAGAGGTCGGCATCTTTACGCCGGAAATGGAGGCCCTCGACGAGCTCGGCCCAGGTGAGGTGGGGTATCTGGCCGCTGGCGTCAAGGAGGTTTCGGACACCCGGGTTGGGGACACCATTACCGGTGCCGAGAGGCCAGCTCCCCAGCCCCTACCCGGCTACCGGAAGGTTCTTCCCGTGGTCTTCTGCGGGCTCTACCCCGTGGAGGCCGCCGATTTTGAAAACCTGCGGGACGCCCTGGGCAAATTGAAGCTCAATGACGCTTCCTTTCATTACGAACCGGAGACCTCTGCGGCCTTAGGGTTTGGCTTTCGCTGCGGTTTCCTGGGGCTTCTCCACATGGAAATCGTCAAGGAGAGGCTGGAGCGGGAATACGGACTGGAATTGGTTACTACCGCTCCCAACGTGGTCTACCGGGTGATCAAGCGGAACGGGGAAGTCGTCAGCGTCGACAACCCTGCCCTCTGGCCCAACGCCGGGGACATCGCCACCGTCGAGGAGCCCTACGTTCGTGCGAGCGTGATCACCCCTGCCGATTATGTGGGGGCGGTTCTCGAACTCCTGCACGACAGGAGGGGGGAGTTTCGGGAGATGAACTACCTTTCCCCGCAGCGGGTGCAGATATCCTATGAGCTCCCTTTGGCCGAGATCATCTTTGACTTCTTCGACCGCCTCAAATCAGCGACGAGGGGATATGCCTCCTTTGACTATGAGCTGGCGGGGTACCGCTCCTCAGATCTGGTAAAGCTGGATTGCCTGGTGAACAACGAGGTGGTGGATGCCCTCTCGGTCATCGTCCACCGTGACCAGGCCCAGCAGAAGGGGCGCCTGTTGGTGGAAAAACTTAAGAAACTGATTCCCAGACAGCTTTTCGATGTCCCCATCCAGGCGGCCATCGGGGGGAGGGTGATCGCCCGGGAGACGGTCAGGGCGCTGCGGAAGAACGTTCTGGAGAAGTGCTACGGCGGTGATGTTACCCGGAAGCGCAAGCTGTTGGAGAAGCAAAAGGAGGGGAAACGCCGTATGAAGCAGGTGGGTAGGGTGGAAATACCGCAGGAGGCTTTCCTGGCAGTGCTCCAGGTTGATAAGGAGTGA